Proteins encoded within one genomic window of Bos indicus x Bos taurus breed Angus x Brahman F1 hybrid chromosome 18, Bos_hybrid_MaternalHap_v2.0, whole genome shotgun sequence:
- the LOC113876031 gene encoding cationic amino acid transporter 3-like: protein MRCQDPRQCGQKLVRRQPLKPRQRSEIPVTRHLNILHLVVLGVGSTLGVGVYIVVGEVALFVAGPAIIISFLVAALSSVLSGLCYAEIGTRILWTGSVYRYSYISVGELWAFIAGWNFILSYIIASASVAKAWSSTFDSLIGNHISQALQKTFFQYMPDYLATYPDFVALAMVLLFTGALALGARQSALITKVYTGINVLVLIFIMLSGFFKGDLHNWKLTEQDYTSITPGSGGISSLGPLGFGGFVPFGLDGILHGAATCFYALVGFDAIVTKGEEALNPRRSIPWSILITIFICFLAHFGVSAALTLMVPYYLIHPESPLPQAFLYIGWDVARYVVAVTTLCALTFRLQDIFFPIPEVIKDMAHDGLLFQGLASPWKVFARTRTPIMAIMSSGSLAGLLALLFKFSDLLNLMSIGNLLVYSLVAFSVLVLRYQPEQNLSRKEEIDISECEASPLETIPEAGTSNILKTVWYPINTFPTQESGRIIYGCTLLLVLLLTILGLILAQWPSQVFSGDPGLTTVAVLLLLLITGVTVIIWRQPQDPTALYFKVPALPVLPLVSIFVNIYLMMLITHRTWTQFGVWNAVGFVIYFGYGIRHSLAGNNHQQPPASTSQTLDKNIPDAEPS, encoded by the exons ATGCGGTGTCAGGATCCCCGCCAGTGTGGTCAGAAGCTGGTCCGCAGACAGCCACTGAAGCCCAGACAGAGGTCTGAGATTCCCGTGACCCGTCATCTGAACATCCTCCACCTGGTGGTCTTGGGTGTGGGCAGCACCCTGGGGGTTGGTGTGTATATCGTGGTTGGAGAAGTGGCCCTGTTTGTTGCTGGACCAGCGATCATCATCTCCTTCTTGGTGGCTGCCCTGTCTTCTGTGTTGTCTGGACTCTGCTATGCTGAGATTGGGACACGGATATTGTGGACCGGTTCTGTGTATCGCTACAGCTACATCAGTGTGGGAGAACTGTGGGCCTTCATCGCTGGCTGGAACTTCATACTGTCCTATATCATTG CCAGTGCAAGTGTGGCCAAGGCCTGGAGCTCCACCTTTGACAGCCTGATTGGGAACCACATCTCTCAGGCATtacagaaaactttttttcagtACATGCCTGACTACCTAGCCACGTACCCAGACTTTGTTGCCCTGGCTATGGTGCTGCTGTTCACAG GGGCCCTTGCGCTGGGAGCTCGCCAGTCAGCCCTGATAACCAAAGTGTACACAGGCATCAACGTCTTGGTTCTCATCTTCATCATGCTCTCTGGCTTCTTCAAGGGAGATCTGCACAACTGGAAGCTCACAGAACAGGACTACACATCCATCACACCTGGATCGGGTGGCATTTCTAG CTTGGGTCCTCTGGGTTTTGGAGGATTTGTGCCATTTGGCcttgatggaattctccatggaGCAGCTACATGTTTCTATGCACTTGTTGGTTTTGATGCCATTGTCACTAAAG GGGAAGAAGCCCTAAACCCTCGTCGTTCCATCCCCTGGAGCATCTTGATCACGATCTTCATCTGCTTTCTGGCACACTTTGGAGTCTCAGCCGCGCTCACCCTCATGGTGCCCTACTACCTGATTCACCCTGAGAGCCCCTTgccacaggcttttctctacatTGGCTGGGACGTTGCCAGATATGTTGTGGCTGTTACCACCCTCTGTGCTCTTACATTCAG ACTCCAGGACATCTTCTTCCCCATACCCGAGGTGATCAAGGATATGGCACATGATGGGCTCCTTTTTCAAGGACTTGCCAGTCCTTGGAAAGTCTTTGCTCGCACGAGAACCCCCATCATGGCCATCATGTCTTCTGGAAGTCTTGCAG GGCTCTTGGCATTGCTCTTCAAGTTCAGTGACCTTCTGAACCTCATGTCAATTGGGAATCTGCTTGTTTACTCCCTGGTGGCTTTCTCTGTGCTTGTTCTCAG GTACCAACCAGAACAGAATTtaagcaggaaggaagaaattgatATTTCAGAATGTGAAGCAAGTCCTTTAGAAACTATACCTGAAGCAGGAACCTCAAACATCCTGAAGACTGTGTGGTATCCTATCaacaccttccccacccaggagtcTGGCCGGATTATCTATGGATGCACCTTACTGCTTG TTCTCCTGCTGACCATCCTGGGCCTGATCCTGGCCCAGTGGCCCAGCCAGGTGTTCTCTGGAGACCCCGGGCTCACAACAgttgctgtgctgctgctgctgctcatcacTGGGGTCACGGTCATCATCTGGAGGCAGCCCCAGGACCCCACTGCTCTTTACTTCAAG GTCCCTGCTCTGCCTGTCCTCCCACTTGTGAGCATCTTTGTGAACATTTACCTGATGATGCTGATAACCCATAGGACTTGGACCCAGTTTGGTGTCTGGAATGCAGTTG GATTTGTCATATACTTTGGATACGGGATCCGACACAGCCTGGCAGGGAACAATCATCAACAGCCACCAGCCTCCACCTCCCAGACTCTTGACAAAAACATCCCTGATGCTGAGCCATCTTAA